The following coding sequences are from one Polyodon spathula isolate WHYD16114869_AA chromosome 7, ASM1765450v1, whole genome shotgun sequence window:
- the mterf2 gene encoding transcription termination factor 2, mitochondrial, translating to MLRLAASSLCVYCQRLQISLPHSNKFHISAGRCAALGTGDSKAENKCTVDSLCNLSVDIRKIRKLKGWVLFEDTTYVNEIAGVLKEMGADGMAIASILEQCPEALLCTPAEVNTQKELWRSVCPNEKELVKIIEKFPYSFFTVSHHANQKANIEYFQGLNMNKRTLSKLMASSPQNFSNPAEKNKEMISTLQEVYLKLGGVEANMKIWLHKLLSQNPFILMKPPGTVTDNLMFLQKRGFTDAELLALLSKLRGLIIELSPVSMEKSLAYSKEMLKCSDDQELKEIVLKCPALLYYSVPVLKERSKGLLNEGITIDQIKETPTVLELTTHIVQYRIKKLSASRYNIKQGSLEPLSGTKKDFEVSYGKIHLKKERPLFNPVAPLRVDE from the coding sequence ATGCTACGACTGGCTGCATCATCCTTATGTGTTTACTGCCAGCGTCTCCAGATCTCCTTGCCACACAGCAACAAGTTCCATATTAGTGCTGGCCGGTGTGCTGCCCTAGGTACCGGAGATTCAAAGGCTGAGAACAAATGCACTGTGGACTCCCTCTGTAATTTATCAGTGGATATTAGAAAAATACGAAAACTGAAAGGTTGGGTGCTGTTTGAAGATACCACCTATGTCAATGAAATCGcaggtgttttaaaagaaatgggTGCAGACGGGATGGCAATAGCTAGCATACTGGAGCAGTGTCCTGAGGCACTGCTTTGTACCCCTGCTGAGGTCAACACTCAGAAAGAGTTGTGGAGGTCAGTATGTCCCAACGAGAAAGAACTAGTAAAGATAATTGAAAAGTTCCCTTATTCATTTTTTACGGTCAGCCACCATGCCAACCAAAAGGCAAACATTGAGTATTTTCAGGGATTAAATATGAACAAGAGGACACTCAGCAAACTGATGGCCAGTTCGCCCCAGAATTTCAGCAACCCAGCTGAGAAGAACAAAGAGATGATCAGTACTTTGCAAGAAGTGTATCTGAAACTGGGTGGAGTGGAAGCCAATATGAAAATTTGGCTGCATAAACTTTTGAGCCaaaatccatttattttaatgaaacccCCTGGGACAGTAACGGACAACTTGATGTTTCTGCAGAAAAGGGGGTTTACTGATGCAGAACTTCTTGCACTTCTATCTAAGCTAAGAGGGTTAATCATTGAGCTATCTCCTGTCAGCATGGAGAAGAGCCTGGCATACTCCAAGGAAATGCTAAAGTGCAGTGATGACCAAGAGCTGAAAGAGATTGTATTAAAATGTCCAGCTCTTTTGTACTATTCCGTTCCAGTTTTAAAAGAGCGCTCAAAGGGACTTTTAAATGAGGGCATTACCATTGATCAAATAAAAGAGACCCCGACAGTGTTGGAGTTAACGACACATATAGTGcaatatagaataaaaaaattaagtgcTTCGAGGTATAAtattaaacaaggcagtcttgaACCTTTAAGTGggacaaaaaaagattttgagGTGAGCTATGGAAAAATCCACCTGAAGAAAGAGCGACCATTGTTTAATCCAGTGGCTCCCTTGAGAGTTGATGAATAG